The following are encoded in a window of Ferribacterium limneticum genomic DNA:
- a CDS encoding P-II family nitrogen regulator yields the protein MKEIKAVIRPNKLADLRDALVLLPGFPGMTVTKVEGCSAPSRHVPARTKIKDELTDYTPKVRVEIVAPDEVAEAIFERITEVAKTGHYGDGLVWITDIHRAAFIFKTTPGPE from the coding sequence ATGAAAGAAATCAAGGCTGTCATTCGCCCCAACAAACTGGCGGATTTGCGCGACGCCCTGGTGCTGCTGCCCGGTTTTCCCGGCATGACGGTGACCAAGGTGGAGGGTTGCAGCGCCCCGTCGCGCCATGTGCCGGCGCGGACCAAGATCAAGGACGAACTGACCGATTACACGCCCAAGGTGCGCGTCGAAATCGTCGCGCCGGATGAGGTGGCCGAGGCCATCTTCGAGCGTATTACCGAGGTGGCGAAGACCGGCCATTATGGTGACGGCCTGGTGTGGATCACCGATATCCATCGGGCCGCTTTCATTTTCAAGACGACACCCGGGCCCGAATAA
- a CDS encoding GAF domain-containing protein produces the protein MSPLELQEGIASLSRGAYFKEAPLDMMLSILTESAAQMSGVERVSIWALTNQHQELLCLDLFELSPRRHSKDQRIHARQYPFYFQALRAGSCIAADDAYKHPLTAEFAADYLPHHGVTAMLDTPIHIRGELQGVLCLEQVGSRQPWTSAHGLFAQAVANLVTLALVEYEAEEAKLQARAVGEQLRAVSGAR, from the coding sequence ATGTCACCGCTGGAGCTGCAGGAAGGCATTGCCAGCCTGTCGCGCGGCGCCTATTTCAAGGAGGCGCCGCTCGACATGATGCTGAGCATCCTGACCGAGTCGGCGGCGCAGATGTCCGGTGTCGAGCGCGTCAGCATCTGGGCGCTCACCAACCAGCATCAGGAACTGCTTTGCCTTGACCTGTTCGAGCTGTCGCCACGGCGCCACAGTAAAGATCAGCGTATCCATGCCCGCCAGTATCCGTTCTACTTCCAGGCATTGCGGGCCGGTAGCTGCATTGCGGCTGACGATGCCTACAAGCATCCATTGACCGCCGAATTTGCTGCCGATTACCTGCCCCATCATGGCGTGACGGCCATGCTTGATACCCCAATTCACATTCGCGGCGAGTTGCAGGGCGTGCTCTGTCTCGAGCAGGTTGGCTCGCGTCAACCGTGGACGTCGGCACACGGGCTGTTTGCCCAGGCGGTGGCCAATCTGGTAACGCTGGCCTTGGTTGAGTACGAGGCGGAAGAAGCGAAGCTTCAAGCCCGTGCCGTCGGCGAACAGCTACGCGCCGTCAGCGGTGCGCGCTGA
- a CDS encoding efflux RND transporter permease subunit, whose protein sequence is MIESLVRGALKQRLIVAVIATVLFFFGLDAARKLSVDAFPDVTNVQVQIATEATGRSPEEVERFATVPLEVAMTGLPGLEEMRSLNKPGLSLITLVFNDKTDVYFARQLVMERLLEVGSRLPAGITPVLGPVSTGLGEVYQYTLERPDDGDRTLSVDELMKRRVAQDWVVRPLLRSIPGVAEINSQGGYAKQYQVLVNPDKLRHFGLSVADVYQAVGRNNANAGGGVLPQYAEQYLIRGVGLVRDLEDLRAIVLKEKDGVPVYVRDVADVQIGHDVRQGAVIKNGTTEAVGGVVMMIAGGNAKEVVSRVKARVEEINRKGMLPDGLKIAPYYDRSELVDAALWTVTKVLLEGVALVVVVLFLFLGDVRSSLIVVGTLVLTPLLTFMAMNKLGISANLMSLGGLAIAIGLMVDGSVVVVENAYLQLGRHAKSGESQLRVILRAVVEVATPVIFGVGIIILVFLPLMTLQGMEGKMFAPLAYTIAIALAISLVLSMTLTPVMSTYLLKPPAHDGDHDTKLIAAMKRRYLKMLHWTLGNERKTVILAVGAFILTVGTLPFLGTAFIPEMKEGSVVPGINRVPNISLDESIKMEMEAMRLVMQVPGVRSAVSGVGRGESPADPQGPNESTPIVSLKPRSEWPSGWTQEDIQDAMREKLKVLPGVQVVMAQPISDRVDEMVTGVRSDIAVKVFGDDLDQLKKIAGQIGKVAQTLQGAQDLRIERISGQQYLSIEIDRQAIARLGLNVSDVNDLLETAVGGKVATEIFEGERRFPGVVRLPESFRNNVEAISNILITSRNGAQARLADVAKISVMDGPAQISRELGKRRIVVGVNVKDRDLGSFVAELQQKVDGQIKLPDGYYLEWGGQFQNMERALGHLKIIIPITIAAIFFLLFLLFNSLRFATLIITVLPFASIGGIIGLFVSGEYLSVPASVGFIALWGIAVLNGVVLVSYIRGLRDQGRSVRDAVVEGATLRFRPVMMTATVAMLGLIPFLFSSGPGSEVQRPLAIVVIGGLITCTLLTLLVLPTIYRWFDDEEVEA, encoded by the coding sequence GTGATCGAGTCCCTCGTCCGTGGGGCGCTCAAGCAGCGCCTGATCGTCGCGGTGATCGCCACCGTCCTTTTCTTTTTCGGGCTCGATGCGGCGCGGAAGCTGTCGGTCGATGCCTTCCCCGATGTGACCAACGTTCAGGTCCAGATCGCTACCGAAGCCACCGGCCGTTCGCCGGAAGAGGTCGAGCGTTTTGCCACGGTGCCGCTTGAGGTGGCGATGACCGGCCTGCCTGGGCTGGAGGAGATGCGCTCGCTGAACAAGCCGGGCCTGTCGCTGATCACGCTGGTTTTCAACGACAAGACGGATGTCTATTTCGCCCGCCAACTTGTCATGGAACGCCTGCTTGAAGTCGGTTCGCGCCTGCCGGCAGGGATTACGCCGGTGCTTGGGCCGGTATCGACCGGTCTTGGTGAAGTCTATCAATACACGCTGGAGCGGCCCGATGACGGTGACCGGACCCTGAGCGTGGACGAGTTGATGAAGCGCCGCGTCGCCCAGGACTGGGTGGTGCGCCCCTTGTTGCGCTCGATTCCGGGAGTCGCCGAGATCAATTCACAGGGCGGCTACGCCAAGCAGTATCAGGTGCTGGTCAATCCCGACAAGCTGCGCCACTTCGGGCTCAGCGTCGCCGACGTCTATCAGGCGGTCGGTCGTAACAATGCCAATGCCGGTGGCGGTGTCTTGCCGCAATACGCTGAGCAATACCTGATCCGCGGCGTCGGGCTGGTGCGCGATCTCGAAGACCTGCGCGCCATCGTGCTCAAGGAAAAGGATGGCGTGCCGGTTTACGTGCGCGATGTGGCTGACGTGCAGATCGGTCACGATGTCCGCCAGGGCGCCGTGATCAAGAACGGGACGACCGAGGCGGTCGGCGGCGTGGTCATGATGATCGCCGGCGGCAACGCCAAGGAGGTGGTCAGCCGGGTCAAGGCGCGGGTCGAGGAAATCAACCGCAAGGGCATGCTGCCCGATGGCCTGAAGATCGCCCCGTATTACGACCGTTCGGAGCTGGTCGATGCAGCCTTGTGGACGGTGACCAAAGTGCTGCTCGAAGGCGTCGCGCTGGTTGTCGTTGTGCTCTTTCTGTTCCTCGGCGATGTCCGCTCCTCGCTGATCGTCGTTGGTACGCTGGTCCTGACGCCGTTGCTGACCTTCATGGCGATGAACAAGCTGGGTATTTCGGCCAATCTGATGTCGCTGGGTGGTCTGGCCATCGCCATCGGCCTGATGGTCGACGGTTCGGTGGTCGTCGTTGAAAACGCCTACCTGCAACTTGGCCGTCATGCCAAGAGCGGCGAGAGCCAGTTGCGGGTCATCCTGCGCGCCGTGGTCGAGGTGGCGACGCCAGTCATCTTCGGCGTTGGCATCATCATTCTCGTCTTCCTGCCGCTGATGACCTTGCAGGGCATGGAGGGCAAGATGTTTGCGCCGCTGGCCTACACGATTGCCATTGCCCTGGCCATTTCGCTGGTGTTGTCGATGACGCTGACGCCGGTGATGTCGACCTACCTGCTCAAGCCGCCGGCCCACGATGGTGACCACGACACCAAGCTGATCGCCGCCATGAAGCGCCGCTACCTCAAGATGCTGCACTGGACCCTGGGCAACGAGCGCAAGACGGTGATTCTGGCCGTCGGCGCCTTTATTCTGACGGTGGGTACGCTGCCTTTCCTGGGCACGGCCTTCATTCCGGAAATGAAGGAAGGTTCGGTTGTGCCGGGTATCAATCGGGTGCCCAACATCTCGCTCGACGAGTCGATCAAGATGGAAATGGAGGCCATGCGCCTGGTCATGCAGGTGCCGGGTGTCAGGTCGGCGGTGTCCGGTGTTGGTCGCGGCGAATCGCCGGCCGACCCGCAGGGGCCGAACGAGTCGACCCCCATCGTCAGCCTGAAACCCCGTAGCGAATGGCCTTCCGGCTGGACGCAGGAGGACATTCAGGACGCCATGCGCGAGAAACTGAAGGTGCTGCCGGGTGTGCAGGTGGTCATGGCCCAGCCGATTTCCGATCGTGTCGATGAAATGGTTACCGGTGTGCGCTCCGACATTGCCGTCAAGGTCTTTGGCGACGATCTTGATCAATTGAAGAAGATTGCCGGCCAGATCGGCAAGGTCGCCCAGACCTTGCAGGGGGCGCAGGATTTGCGCATCGAGCGGATCAGCGGGCAGCAGTATTTGTCCATTGAAATCGACCGGCAGGCCATCGCCCGGCTTGGGCTGAACGTTTCCGATGTTAATGACCTGCTAGAAACAGCGGTCGGCGGCAAGGTGGCGACCGAGATTTTCGAGGGCGAACGGCGCTTCCCGGGAGTGGTGCGTTTGCCGGAAAGCTTCCGCAACAACGTCGAGGCGATTTCGAACATCCTGATCACTTCGCGCAATGGTGCCCAGGCGCGCTTGGCCGACGTGGCGAAAATCAGCGTCATGGATGGCCCGGCGCAGATTTCGCGCGAGCTGGGCAAGCGGCGTATCGTCGTCGGCGTCAACGTCAAGGATCGCGACCTCGGCAGTTTCGTCGCCGAGTTGCAGCAGAAGGTAGATGGCCAGATCAAGTTGCCGGACGGCTATTATCTGGAGTGGGGCGGTCAGTTCCAGAACATGGAGCGGGCGCTCGGGCACCTGAAGATCATCATCCCGATCACCATCGCGGCGATTTTCTTCCTGCTCTTCCTGCTCTTCAATTCCCTGCGTTTCGCCACGCTGATCATCACCGTCCTGCCTTTTGCTTCCATTGGCGGCATCATCGGCCTCTTCGTCAGCGGCGAATACCTGTCGGTGCCAGCCTCGGTGGGGTTCATTGCGCTGTGGGGTATCGCGGTGCTCAACGGCGTCGTGCTGGTGTCCTACATCCGGGGGCTGCGCGACCAGGGACGCAGTGTGCGCGACGCGGTGGTCGAGGGCGCCACGCTGCGTTTCCGGCCGGTCATGATGACGGCGACCGTCGCCATGCTCGGCCTGATTCCCTTCCTGTTTTCGAGCGGGCCGGGTTCCGAGGTGCAGCGTCCGCTGGCCATCGTGGTGATTGGTGGCCTGATTACCTGTACCCTGCTGACGCTGCTCGTTTTGCCCACCATTTACCGCTGGTTTGACGATGAAGAGGTCGAAGCATGA